One window from the genome of Pseudomonas frederiksbergensis encodes:
- a CDS encoding Smr/MutS family protein codes for MQDDDFSLFKSAIQGVKPIKHDRAETGKPKADRAQIAKLRQAATVRTDATTVDGLSDQFVIDVGPEDELMWARDGVQESQMRKLKVGQIPFEGSLDLHGMTVEKARETLWAFLAEATRFEIRCVRVTHGKAVRLDGKRPMIKSHVNTWLRQHPQVLGFTSCQAKHGGAGAVYVMLKRTMMEGRDE; via the coding sequence ATGCAAGACGACGACTTTTCCCTGTTCAAAAGTGCGATCCAGGGCGTAAAACCAATCAAACACGATCGCGCCGAAACGGGCAAACCCAAGGCCGATCGCGCACAGATCGCCAAGCTGCGCCAAGCCGCCACCGTACGCACCGACGCCACGACCGTGGACGGGTTGTCCGATCAGTTCGTCATCGACGTCGGCCCTGAAGACGAGTTGATGTGGGCGCGCGACGGCGTACAGGAAAGCCAGATGCGCAAGCTCAAGGTCGGCCAGATTCCTTTCGAAGGCAGCCTCGACCTGCACGGCATGACCGTCGAAAAGGCCCGGGAGACCCTTTGGGCGTTCCTGGCCGAAGCCACCAGATTCGAAATCCGCTGTGTGCGCGTCACCCACGGCAAGGCCGTGCGACTGGACGGCAAGCGGCCGATGATCAAGAGCCACGTCAACACTTGGCTGCGCCAGCATCCGCAAGTGCTTGGCTTCACCTCCTGCCAGGCGAAACACGGCGGCGCTGGAGCGGTGTACGTGATGCTCAAGCGCACCATGATGGAAGGCCGCGACGAGTAA
- a CDS encoding MFS transporter: MAALPYWRLSSFYLFYFALLGSTAPFLALYFDHLGFNAARIGELVAIPMLMRCVAPNLWGWLGDYTGRRLAIVRFGAICTLLSFSLIFIDKSYAWLAMVMALHAFFWHAVLPQFEVITLAHLSGQASRYSQIRLWGSIGFIITVVVLGRLFQWLSLDIYPVALALIMGGIVLSSFWVPNAQPVQGPRVAGDGFLRQLRNPGVLAFYACVGLMQMSHGPYYTFLTLHLERLGYSRGLIGVLWAVGVVAEVLVFLFMSRILARFSVRRVLMVSFLLAALRWLLLGSLAEFLWVLLFAQVLHAATFGSFHAAAIHFVQRSFGPRQQGQGQALYAALAGTGGALGALYSGYSWNALGAGWTFNIASLAAFAAAVIIATRMQEDRP, from the coding sequence ATGGCGGCGTTGCCGTACTGGCGGCTTTCCAGTTTCTACCTGTTCTATTTCGCCTTGCTCGGTTCGACTGCGCCGTTCCTGGCGCTGTACTTCGATCACCTGGGATTCAACGCGGCGCGCATCGGCGAGCTGGTGGCGATTCCCATGCTGATGCGCTGCGTGGCGCCGAACCTCTGGGGCTGGCTGGGGGACTACACGGGCCGGCGCCTGGCGATCGTGCGGTTCGGCGCGATCTGCACCCTGTTGAGCTTTTCGCTGATCTTCATCGACAAAAGCTACGCCTGGCTGGCGATGGTCATGGCGCTGCATGCGTTCTTCTGGCATGCGGTGCTGCCGCAGTTCGAGGTCATCACCCTGGCCCACTTGAGCGGGCAAGCCTCGCGCTACAGCCAGATCCGCCTGTGGGGCTCCATCGGTTTCATCATCACCGTGGTTGTCCTTGGCCGCTTGTTCCAATGGCTGAGTCTGGACATCTACCCGGTGGCCCTGGCCTTGATCATGGGCGGCATCGTGCTGAGCAGCTTCTGGGTGCCCAACGCCCAGCCGGTGCAGGGGCCGCGGGTGGCCGGGGACGGTTTCCTGCGGCAATTGCGCAATCCGGGCGTGCTGGCGTTTTATGCTTGCGTCGGCCTGATGCAAATGAGCCATGGGCCGTATTACACCTTCCTGACGTTGCACCTGGAGCGCCTGGGCTATAGCCGTGGTTTGATCGGCGTGCTCTGGGCCGTCGGCGTTGTGGCCGAGGTGTTGGTGTTCCTGTTCATGAGCCGGATCCTGGCGCGGTTTTCCGTGCGGCGGGTGCTCATGGTCAGTTTCCTGCTGGCGGCGCTGCGCTGGTTGCTGCTGGGCTCGCTGGCCGAGTTCCTCTGGGTACTGTTGTTTGCCCAGGTGTTGCACGCGGCGACGTTCGGCAGTTTTCACGCCGCTGCCATCCATTTCGTGCAACGTAGTTTCGGCCCGCGCCAGCAAGGCCAGGGCCAGGCGCTGTACGCCGCGCTTGCCGGGACTGGCGGGGCGTTGGGCGCACTGTATTCCGGCTACAGCTGGAATGCCTTGGGCGCCGGTTGGACATTCAACATCGCCAGCCTCGCAGCCTTCGCTGCAGCCGTTATCATTGCCACACGCATGCAAGAGGACAGGCCATGA
- the prmB gene encoding 50S ribosomal protein L3 N(5)-glutamine methyltransferase, with amino-acid sequence MITSRLRTLRDHIRWAVSRFHGEDLFFGHGTDNAWDEARQLVLGALHLPWEIADSYLDCRLEDEELVHVQRLLHRRIAERIPAAYLLGEAWFCGMSFIVDERVLIPRSPIGELIEKHFEPWLGQAPARILDLCTGSGCIGIACAYEFPEAEVVLADLSFEALEVANQNIERHGVDERVFTVQGDGFDGLPGQRFDLIVSNPPYVDAEDFADMPQEYQHEPELGLACGDDGLNLVRRMLAEAADHLTEKGLLIVEVGNSQVHVEALYPEVDFAWLEFERGGHGVFMLSAEQCRQHQALFASRV; translated from the coding sequence GTGATCACTTCCCGCCTTCGTACCCTGCGCGACCATATCCGTTGGGCCGTCAGCCGTTTCCATGGGGAGGATCTGTTCTTTGGCCATGGCACCGACAACGCCTGGGACGAGGCGCGCCAACTAGTGTTGGGTGCATTGCACCTGCCGTGGGAAATTGCCGACAGCTACCTGGATTGCCGCCTCGAGGACGAGGAATTGGTGCACGTGCAGCGCCTGTTGCACCGCCGCATCGCAGAGCGTATCCCAGCCGCCTACTTGCTGGGCGAGGCTTGGTTCTGCGGGATGTCGTTCATCGTCGACGAGCGCGTGCTCATTCCGCGTTCGCCCATCGGTGAGTTGATTGAAAAACACTTCGAGCCTTGGTTGGGCCAGGCGCCTGCGCGAATCCTCGACCTGTGCACTGGCTCCGGTTGCATCGGGATTGCCTGCGCCTATGAGTTTCCCGAGGCTGAGGTGGTATTGGCCGACCTGTCGTTCGAGGCGCTGGAAGTCGCCAACCAGAACATCGAGCGCCACGGTGTGGATGAGCGGGTGTTTACGGTCCAGGGCGATGGTTTCGATGGGTTGCCGGGGCAACGTTTCGACCTGATCGTGTCGAACCCGCCCTATGTCGATGCGGAGGATTTCGCCGACATGCCCCAGGAATACCAGCACGAGCCTGAGCTGGGCCTGGCCTGTGGCGACGATGGCTTGAACCTGGTACGTCGGATGCTGGCCGAAGCGGCTGATCATCTGACGGAAAAAGGGTTGTTGATCGTCGAGGTGGGCAACAGCCAGGTGCATGTCGAGGCGCTGTACCCGGAAGTTGACTTCGCCTGGCTGGAGTTCGAGCGCGGTGGGCACGGTGTGTTCATGCTCAGTGCCGAACAGTGCCGCCAGCACCAGGCGTTGTTCGCTTCGCGGGTTTGA
- the aroC gene encoding chorismate synthase, whose translation MSGNTYGKLFTVTTAGESHGPALVAIVDGCPPGLEISLEDLQRDLDRRKPGTSRHTTQRQEADEVEILSGVFEGRTTGCAIGLLIRNTDQKSKDYSAIKDLFRPAHADYTYHHKYGERDYRGGGRSSARETAMRVAAGAIAKKYLASQGIVIRGYMSQLGPIEIPFKTWDSVEQNAFFSPDPDKVPELEAYMDQLRRDQDSVGAKITVVAEGVMPGLGEPIFDRLDAELAHALMSINAVKGVEIGAGFACVAQRGTEHRDELTPQGFLSNNAGGILGGISSGQPIVAHLALKPTSSITTPGRSIDIHGNPVDVITKGRHDPCVGIRATPIAEAMMAIVLMDHLLRHRGQNADVKVGTPVLGQL comes from the coding sequence ATGTCCGGCAATACCTACGGCAAGCTGTTCACTGTCACCACCGCGGGCGAAAGCCATGGCCCGGCGTTGGTCGCCATTGTCGACGGCTGCCCGCCGGGCCTGGAGATTTCCCTGGAAGACCTTCAGCGTGACCTGGACCGCCGCAAGCCCGGCACCAGTCGCCACACCACCCAGCGCCAGGAAGCCGATGAAGTCGAAATCCTTTCCGGCGTCTTCGAAGGGCGCACCACCGGCTGCGCCATCGGCCTGCTGATCCGCAACACCGACCAGAAGTCCAAGGACTACTCGGCCATCAAGGACCTTTTCCGCCCGGCTCACGCCGATTACACCTACCACCACAAATATGGCGAGCGCGACTACCGCGGCGGCGGACGCAGCTCGGCCCGGGAAACCGCGATGCGCGTGGCGGCCGGGGCGATCGCCAAGAAATACCTGGCGAGCCAGGGCATTGTCATCCGCGGCTACATGAGCCAACTGGGCCCGATCGAAATCCCGTTCAAGACCTGGGATTCGGTGGAGCAGAATGCCTTCTTCAGCCCCGACCCGGACAAAGTGCCGGAGCTGGAGGCCTACATGGACCAGTTGCGCCGTGACCAGGATTCGGTCGGTGCGAAGATCACCGTGGTCGCCGAAGGCGTGATGCCTGGCCTGGGCGAGCCGATCTTCGATCGCCTCGACGCCGAACTGGCCCACGCGCTGATGAGCATCAACGCGGTGAAGGGCGTGGAAATCGGCGCCGGTTTTGCCTGCGTCGCCCAACGCGGCACCGAGCACCGTGACGAACTGACCCCGCAAGGTTTCCTGAGCAACAACGCCGGCGGCATCCTCGGCGGCATCTCCTCGGGCCAGCCGATCGTCGCCCACCTGGCGCTGAAACCGACGTCCAGCATCACCACGCCGGGCCGCTCCATCGATATTCATGGCAACCCGGTCGATGTCATCACCAAGGGCCGCCATGACCCGTGCGTGGGCATTCGCGCCACGCCGATCGCCGAAGCGATGATGGCGATCGTGCTGATGGATCATCTGTTGCGCCATCGCGGCCAGAACGCCGACGTCAAAGTCGGCACGCCGGTGCTGGGTCAGCTTTGA
- a CDS encoding GIY-YIG nuclease family protein, translated as MTFKNRMQELGFWAAPKKGTSAYEAIIKRMDDKQKDPYFKKKIQEIFEKSSALCFIQNLNGAGLPQDTMIREYNKEYNSRLFNHSIHDMPSSFNTAEAFTRFLPDLSVFKLLREVDHIVSFVDYLDFVTSDDDGLKDLAGLSFMEENVIYSYNGSHDPEELTFQCAGASVFAVSGVSLVKHGTEVNVLMLAGQKCNLDEKTSELEAAFLNLKPAGHRQHIKPSEDLHIEAVPLIEGTSLWKTIVMCRIDTIGSSIDVRYIAHDCGISFQSMTDDISVFLNSDGSFLDDRFKDILEKHAKDLSEYQSLFEFIKVCLNLPLYVTRNEELIKIERHPTEYKDIRGKLKYKKLDKYAPPGEKVALRNVLFIQPSQKDGASSKIFYSPGIKIETSGYWKKLPLDVLGQDKVGQPIHGRTWVEKRISWVEESTKSKPIKTSNIARSHLRNPGFIYVMRCAAHGKDIFKVGLTSRTTDLRSSELTSSTSAPDQFLVVEEWEVKDCELAERIIHERLEQYRINPKREFFQARYSIICSVIRDVISELDPSLNND; from the coding sequence ATGACATTCAAAAATAGAATGCAAGAGCTTGGATTCTGGGCCGCACCAAAAAAGGGAACTAGCGCTTACGAGGCCATTATCAAAAGGATGGATGATAAACAAAAAGACCCTTATTTCAAGAAGAAGATACAAGAGATATTTGAAAAATCTTCAGCGCTCTGCTTTATTCAAAACCTTAACGGTGCCGGGCTACCTCAGGATACAATGATCCGTGAATACAACAAGGAATACAATAGCCGGCTATTCAACCATTCAATACATGACATGCCTTCCTCCTTTAATACGGCCGAGGCATTTACACGATTTCTGCCCGACCTTAGTGTGTTCAAATTATTGCGTGAAGTTGATCATATTGTATCCTTTGTAGACTATCTTGACTTTGTAACTTCAGACGATGACGGCTTGAAGGACCTTGCCGGATTAAGTTTTATGGAGGAAAATGTTATATATTCGTACAATGGCTCCCACGACCCCGAAGAGCTTACGTTCCAGTGCGCGGGGGCATCAGTCTTTGCGGTATCAGGTGTATCGCTGGTTAAACATGGAACCGAAGTTAATGTTTTGATGCTTGCTGGTCAGAAATGTAACTTGGATGAGAAAACGTCCGAATTAGAAGCTGCTTTTTTAAATCTAAAGCCCGCTGGGCACCGACAACATATAAAGCCCTCCGAAGACCTGCATATTGAAGCGGTTCCATTGATTGAAGGAACATCGCTTTGGAAAACGATAGTTATGTGCCGTATCGACACTATAGGTTCTTCAATCGATGTTAGATATATTGCGCACGACTGTGGCATTAGTTTCCAATCAATGACAGATGACATATCAGTTTTCTTGAATTCCGACGGCTCATTTCTAGACGACAGGTTTAAGGACATACTAGAAAAACACGCGAAAGACCTATCAGAATATCAATCTCTATTCGAGTTCATCAAGGTGTGTTTAAACCTACCTCTTTATGTAACTCGAAATGAAGAACTGATCAAAATTGAACGACACCCGACCGAATATAAAGACATTCGCGGCAAGCTAAAGTATAAGAAGTTGGATAAATATGCGCCTCCAGGTGAAAAAGTAGCTCTTCGCAACGTATTATTCATTCAACCTTCTCAAAAAGATGGAGCATCAAGCAAAATCTTTTATTCGCCAGGTATAAAGATAGAGACCTCCGGTTATTGGAAAAAACTGCCACTGGACGTCTTAGGGCAGGATAAAGTTGGCCAGCCCATTCATGGTAGAACCTGGGTTGAAAAGCGAATTAGCTGGGTGGAGGAAAGCACGAAGAGCAAGCCTATCAAAACATCAAATATCGCAAGAAGCCACCTAAGAAATCCCGGGTTTATTTATGTCATGAGATGTGCTGCTCACGGAAAAGATATTTTCAAGGTAGGGCTGACTAGTCGCACAACCGACCTTCGCTCAAGTGAGCTAACATCATCTACCTCGGCACCGGATCAGTTCTTGGTCGTCGAAGAATGGGAAGTTAAAGATTGTGAGCTTGCAGAGCGGATAATTCATGAAAGACTTGAGCAGTATCGCATTAATCCAAAGAGAGAGTTCTTCCAGGCACGGTACAGTATCATTTGTTCCGTGATCAGGGACGTCATCTCCGAGCTTGACCCCTCGCTAAATAACGACTAA
- a CDS encoding alpha/beta hydrolase, with the protein MMLKLIVLSLTLFTGLACSLAQATVLQRPISLDTGNGELFGSLLLPKSDTPVPVVLIISGSGPTDRDGNNPEGGRNDSLKRLAWVLARQNIASVRYDKRGVAASLAATPDERNLSVEAYVADAVAWSHKLAADPRLGPLILLGHSEGALIASLAAPQANAAAVISVAGSARPIDQVLRQQLSARLPPPLMLRSNELLDSLKAGRPDPNVPPQLQVIFRPSVQPYLMSLFRQDPAQAFAALKMPALIIQGSHDIQVSVDDARQLKAAKPDAELALIKGMNHVMRIVPNDVKRQLASYKDPNLPLAAELGTHILRFIGSIVAH; encoded by the coding sequence ATGATGTTAAAACTGATCGTGTTGAGCCTTACCCTCTTCACTGGCCTGGCCTGCAGCCTTGCCCAGGCCACCGTGCTGCAACGTCCCATCAGCCTCGACACTGGCAACGGTGAACTTTTCGGCTCCCTGCTGCTGCCAAAATCCGACACGCCGGTGCCCGTTGTCCTGATCATTTCTGGCTCAGGCCCTACGGATCGTGACGGAAACAACCCCGAAGGCGGGCGCAACGACAGCCTCAAGCGCCTGGCCTGGGTGCTCGCCCGGCAGAATATCGCCAGCGTGCGCTACGACAAGCGCGGCGTGGCTGCCAGCCTCGCGGCCACCCCGGACGAACGCAACCTGAGCGTCGAAGCCTACGTCGCCGACGCCGTGGCCTGGAGCCACAAGCTGGCCGCCGATCCACGACTGGGCCCGTTGATCCTGCTGGGCCACAGCGAAGGCGCGCTGATTGCCAGCCTCGCGGCGCCCCAGGCCAACGCGGCGGCGGTCATTTCGGTGGCCGGCAGCGCTCGTCCGATCGACCAGGTCTTGCGTCAGCAACTCAGCGCCCGCCTGCCCCCGCCGTTGATGCTGCGCAGCAACGAGTTGCTCGACAGCCTCAAGGCCGGCCGCCCCGACCCCAATGTTCCCCCTCAATTGCAGGTCATCTTTCGCCCAAGCGTGCAGCCCTACCTGATGTCGCTGTTCCGCCAGGACCCGGCCCAGGCCTTCGCAGCCTTGAAGATGCCGGCCCTGATCATCCAGGGCAGCCACGATATCCAGGTCAGCGTCGACGATGCCCGGCAATTGAAAGCGGCCAAACCCGACGCGGAGCTGGCGTTGATCAAAGGCATGAACCATGTGATGCGCATCGTGCCCAACGACGTGAAGCGGCAACTGGCCTCCTACAAGGATCCGAACCTGCCACTGGCGGCGGAGCTGGGGACGCACATCCTGCGCTTTATCGGCTCGATCGTTGCCCATTGA
- a CDS encoding cysteine hydrolase family protein: MSVPKTMFQLSGRGYAAANLSQATLIIIDAQKEYLAGPLALSGMDAAVANIKQLLGAARSAGRPIVHVRHLGTHGGLFDPQGERGEFIPGLEPLGDETVIEKLLPSAFHGTDLKKRLEDLGPLDLIVCGFMSHSSVSTTVRAAKNLGFRCTLVEDACATRDLPHKGGVLSAEHVHQTEMAIMADNFATLALTRDFT; encoded by the coding sequence ATGTCCGTTCCAAAAACGATGTTTCAACTCAGCGGCCGCGGTTACGCAGCGGCCAACCTGAGTCAAGCGACGCTGATCATCATCGATGCCCAGAAAGAATACCTCGCCGGTCCCCTGGCCCTGAGCGGCATGGATGCAGCAGTCGCGAACATCAAGCAACTGCTCGGCGCAGCCCGGTCCGCCGGGCGGCCAATCGTGCATGTGCGCCACTTGGGCACCCATGGCGGGCTGTTCGATCCACAGGGCGAGCGCGGCGAGTTCATTCCGGGCCTTGAACCCCTGGGCGACGAAACCGTGATTGAAAAACTGCTGCCCAGCGCTTTCCATGGCACCGACCTGAAGAAGCGCCTGGAAGACCTCGGCCCCCTGGACCTGATCGTCTGCGGTTTCATGAGCCATTCCAGCGTCAGCACCACCGTGCGCGCCGCCAAGAACCTGGGTTTCCGCTGCACCCTGGTCGAAGACGCCTGCGCCACCCGCGACCTGCCGCACAAGGGCGGCGTGCTCAGCGCCGAACACGTGCACCAGACTGAAATGGCGATCATGGCCGATAACTTCGCCACGCTGGCCCTGACCCGCGACTTCACCTGA
- a CDS encoding DUF2971 domain-containing protein, with amino-acid sequence MPITQSEIVTMPEAFYKYMTYSTAGIVLQNQTLRWSTPATLNDPYDIQFDLQLNFDRKKVLRDTLDKLWKVFLGELFGAPDNRMTHAINFMRTNHNRIPKKHFMRMMEEGVKQSFSSMDKNIHKAYFETREQLSSTKILCLTDSPINQLMWAYYADSNKGVVLRFQDEMGADSPYCTAVKMSYKTDIPMLFEDDELSDFLSGLIAFDQAKRINTLIYTKSDAWKHESEWRIFAGDGRDKNAPHEDVKFGSKELTGIVFGCRMPSDQRLALSHTIKQRYPHVEILQAAPARHSFQLELSRYKTD; translated from the coding sequence ATGCCGATCACCCAATCTGAGATCGTAACAATGCCTGAAGCTTTCTATAAGTACATGACATATAGCACTGCCGGCATTGTGCTACAAAATCAGACACTCCGCTGGAGCACCCCAGCAACCTTGAACGACCCCTACGATATCCAATTTGATCTTCAACTCAACTTTGATCGAAAAAAAGTCCTTCGCGACACGCTTGATAAACTTTGGAAGGTTTTTCTTGGAGAGCTATTCGGCGCCCCTGATAACCGAATGACTCACGCTATCAATTTCATGCGAACAAATCATAATCGCATACCTAAAAAGCATTTTATGCGCATGATGGAAGAAGGTGTGAAACAATCGTTTTCGTCAATGGATAAAAACATCCACAAAGCATACTTTGAAACCAGGGAACAACTTTCAAGCACTAAAATTTTATGTCTGACCGACTCGCCTATCAATCAGCTAATGTGGGCATATTATGCTGACAGCAACAAAGGGGTGGTGCTTCGCTTTCAAGACGAGATGGGAGCAGATAGTCCCTATTGCACGGCGGTAAAAATGTCCTACAAGACCGACATTCCCATGCTATTCGAAGACGACGAACTATCCGATTTCTTATCCGGGTTAATTGCTTTCGATCAAGCCAAACGAATCAATACACTTATTTATACGAAGTCGGACGCTTGGAAACATGAAAGCGAGTGGCGGATCTTTGCTGGTGACGGACGTGATAAAAATGCGCCACATGAGGACGTAAAATTTGGCTCCAAAGAGCTTACAGGAATTGTTTTTGGCTGCCGTATGCCATCCGACCAGCGATTGGCGCTATCACATACAATCAAGCAACGTTATCCCCATGTAGAAATCCTACAAGCTGCTCCAGCCCGCCATTCCTTTCAGCTTGAGCTTTCGCGTTACAAAACTGATTGA
- the umuC gene encoding translesion error-prone DNA polymerase V subunit UmuC, with product MSKAQPVFALIDCNSFYASCERVFRPDLARVPIVVLSNNDGCVIARSYDAKPFVKMGEPYFQIKHKLQKHGIVPFSSNYALYGDMSERVMTLIESMVPAVEVYSIDEAFADLTGIDGRDALGRKIRGHVLRCTGIPVGVGIAHTKTLAKLANHTAKRLQVQTGGVVDICDPFKRDWVLRNTDVSEVWGVGRKMKPHLDAMGIKTAMDLAKADPWTLRKKFSVVIEKTARELAGTPCLELDEPDPPKQEICCSRMFGMRLTDLAPIKEAVATYMMRASEKLRAQKSLCKKIRISIRTGMFNPEEAKYANGVLIDMPYPTDDVRLLTKAAIDALERVFRPGFKYSKAEVLLMNLCQQGEYTDDLFATSQPADATKLMAVLDQINERWGRGTLRSAIVPSEPDWGMRREMMSQSFTTKLDELWIVACR from the coding sequence ATGTCTAAAGCCCAGCCCGTTTTCGCCCTGATCGACTGCAACAGCTTCTACGCCAGTTGCGAAAGAGTGTTCCGTCCAGACCTGGCCCGCGTGCCCATTGTGGTGCTGAGCAACAACGACGGCTGTGTGATCGCCCGCAGCTACGACGCCAAGCCCTTCGTGAAAATGGGCGAGCCGTATTTCCAGATCAAGCACAAGCTGCAGAAACACGGCATCGTCCCGTTCTCCTCGAATTACGCGCTCTATGGGGACATGAGCGAGCGCGTCATGACCCTCATTGAATCGATGGTGCCCGCAGTCGAGGTGTACAGCATTGACGAAGCCTTCGCAGATCTGACCGGCATCGACGGCCGGGATGCCCTTGGCCGCAAGATCCGCGGCCACGTACTGCGCTGCACCGGCATCCCGGTTGGGGTAGGGATCGCTCACACGAAAACCCTGGCAAAGCTGGCGAATCACACCGCCAAGCGGCTCCAGGTGCAAACGGGCGGGGTGGTCGACATCTGCGACCCGTTCAAGCGCGACTGGGTGTTGCGCAATACCGACGTGTCCGAAGTCTGGGGAGTCGGTCGCAAGATGAAACCTCACTTGGACGCCATGGGTATCAAGACCGCGATGGACCTGGCAAAGGCCGACCCGTGGACGCTACGCAAGAAGTTCAGCGTGGTGATCGAGAAGACTGCCCGGGAGCTGGCCGGAACACCGTGCCTAGAGCTGGACGAGCCGGACCCGCCGAAGCAAGAAATCTGCTGTAGCCGGATGTTTGGTATGCGGCTCACGGACCTAGCACCGATCAAGGAAGCGGTGGCCACCTACATGATGCGCGCCTCGGAAAAGCTCAGGGCGCAGAAGTCGCTGTGCAAGAAGATCCGCATCAGCATCCGCACCGGCATGTTCAACCCGGAGGAGGCGAAATACGCCAATGGTGTGCTGATTGACATGCCGTACCCTACCGACGATGTTCGGTTGCTGACCAAGGCTGCGATTGACGCGCTCGAACGAGTGTTTCGGCCTGGCTTCAAGTACAGCAAGGCTGAGGTGCTATTGATGAACCTCTGTCAGCAAGGGGAGTACACCGACGATCTATTTGCTACCTCCCAGCCAGCCGACGCCACGAAGTTGATGGCGGTGCTGGACCAGATCAACGAGCGATGGGGCAGGGGAACGCTTCGATCAGCCATTGTACCTTCCGAGCCAGACTGGGGGATGCGTCGCGAGATGATGAGTCAAAGCTTTACGACCAAACTTGACGAACTCTGGATCGTGGCTTGCAGATGA
- a CDS encoding methylthioribulose 1-phosphate dehydratase — MSLTREQLAQHIIDAGRFLYDRGWSPATSSNYSTRLSADQALLTVSGKHKGQLGIDDVLATDLDGNSLEPGKKPSAETLLHTQLYRWRPQIGAVLHTHSVNATVLSRLTREAFIDFEDYELQKAFSGVTTHESRVRVPIFDNDQDIARLAAKVQPWLEAHPDCVGYLIRGHGLYTWGPGMNDALRQIEAFEFLFECELKTRALLNR, encoded by the coding sequence ATGAGCCTTACCCGTGAACAGCTCGCCCAACACATCATCGACGCCGGGCGTTTTTTGTACGATCGCGGCTGGTCGCCGGCCACCAGCAGCAACTATTCGACCCGTTTATCCGCTGACCAGGCCTTGCTCACCGTATCGGGCAAGCACAAAGGGCAACTGGGTATCGACGATGTGCTGGCCACCGACCTGGATGGCAACAGCCTGGAACCGGGCAAGAAACCTTCGGCCGAAACCTTGCTGCACACGCAGTTGTATCGCTGGCGCCCGCAGATCGGTGCAGTGCTGCACACCCATTCGGTCAATGCCACGGTGCTGTCGCGCCTGACCCGCGAAGCCTTCATCGACTTTGAAGACTACGAACTGCAAAAAGCCTTCAGCGGCGTCACGACTCATGAATCCCGCGTTCGGGTACCGATTTTCGACAACGACCAGGACATCGCGCGCCTGGCCGCCAAAGTCCAACCCTGGCTGGAGGCGCATCCCGATTGCGTCGGCTACCTGATCCGCGGCCACGGCCTGTACACCTGGGGGCCGGGCATGAACGATGCGCTGCGCCAGATCGAAGCGTTTGAATTCCTGTTCGAGTGCGAACTCAAGACCCGCGCACTCCTGAACCGATAA
- a CDS encoding 1,2-dihydroxy-3-keto-5-methylthiopentene dioxygenase, producing the protein MSSLSVYHVSSPEIPNKVLTHFEDIASTLAEKGVRFDRWEAATKIQPGASQDEVIAAYKTQIDKLMIERGYVTVDVISLNSDHPQKAELRAKFLDEHRHGEDEVRFFVAGRGLFTLHIDDYVYAVLCEKNDLISVPAGTPHWFDMGEHPHFVAIRLFNNPEGWVAKFTGDDIASRFPRLED; encoded by the coding sequence ATGAGCAGCCTGTCCGTCTACCACGTCTCGAGTCCCGAGATTCCGAACAAGGTACTGACCCATTTCGAGGACATCGCCTCGACCCTGGCCGAAAAAGGCGTGCGGTTCGACCGTTGGGAAGCCGCGACGAAAATCCAGCCCGGCGCCAGCCAGGATGAGGTGATCGCTGCGTACAAGACCCAGATCGACAAGCTGATGATCGAGCGCGGCTACGTCACGGTCGATGTCATCAGCCTCAACAGCGACCATCCGCAGAAAGCCGAACTGCGAGCCAAGTTCCTCGATGAGCACCGGCACGGCGAGGACGAGGTGCGATTCTTCGTCGCCGGTCGTGGCCTGTTTACCTTGCACATCGACGATTACGTCTATGCAGTCCTGTGCGAAAAAAACGACTTGATCTCGGTGCCCGCCGGCACGCCGCACTGGTTCGATATGGGCGAACACCCGCATTTCGTTGCCATCCGCCTGTTCAACAACCCGGAAGGCTGGGTCGCCAAATTCACTGGCGACGACATCGCCAGCCGCTTCCCGCGCCTGGAGGATTGA